In one Halofilum ochraceum genomic region, the following are encoded:
- a CDS encoding class I SAM-dependent methyltransferase, with product MPAPAIDLTTRAHQWLEPVLAPGGTALDATCGNGHDTLFLARAVAPGGTVHAFDLQAAAIERSRRRLDAAATGTAIQWYQRDHAGLADVLESIRLDAAMFNLGWLPRSDSNIITTPASTTAALAAAVALLRPGARLTVICYRGHAGGAREAAAVRAWLETARIRLLAREPDQPAPGAPVLYAIEPL from the coding sequence ATGCCTGCACCCGCAATCGATCTGACCACCCGTGCCCACCAATGGCTGGAGCCGGTGCTCGCGCCCGGGGGCACAGCCCTGGATGCCACCTGCGGCAACGGCCACGACACCCTGTTTCTGGCCCGCGCGGTCGCCCCGGGCGGTACCGTACATGCCTTCGACCTCCAGGCTGCGGCGATCGAGCGCAGCCGGCGCCGCCTCGATGCCGCCGCCACCGGCACAGCGATCCAGTGGTACCAGCGGGACCACGCCGGACTCGCCGACGTGCTGGAATCAATCCGGCTTGATGCGGCGATGTTCAACCTCGGCTGGCTGCCGCGGAGCGACTCGAACATCATCACCACACCCGCCTCGACCACGGCAGCGCTGGCCGCGGCCGTGGCACTGCTGCGGCCCGGCGCGCGGCTGACCGTGATCTGCTATCGCGGTCACGCCGGCGGGGCGCGCGAAGCGGCCGCGGTACGGGCGTGGCTGGAGACCGCGCGCATACGCCTGCTGGCCCGTGAACCCGACCAGCCGGCACCCGGTGCGCCGGTGCTGTATGCCATCGAACCGCTGTAG
- the holA gene encoding DNA polymerase III subunit delta produces the protein MQLRYDQIATQLAKGLAPIYVVTGDEPLQHVEAADMIRRTARERGFGSREVFDAGSDFDWSRLSESANSLSLFAEQRLVDLRLPGGKPGREGGAALTAWAERPPEDNVLLLTLPKLEQQARRGRWFSALEKAGVVIQVWPIDPAQLPQWLDKRMQAQGLKPSREAVALLAARVEGNLLAAAQEIDKLLLLGGPGAVDADRVAEVVADSARWSVFDLSDALLAGSTARVGRIVAGLHGEGTPEPVIVWALQRDLALLADGAERVAAGMPAARAADAVGVWKRRQRPFAQALGRMDVAGWQRLCARAARLERLAKGAAQGSFRDELLELALTAAGARRTPLSPSRVVAP, from the coding sequence ATGCAGCTACGCTACGACCAGATTGCTACCCAGCTCGCGAAAGGGCTCGCACCGATTTATGTCGTCACCGGCGATGAGCCGCTGCAGCACGTCGAGGCGGCGGACATGATCCGCCGCACGGCGCGTGAGCGGGGCTTCGGTTCGCGCGAGGTCTTCGATGCCGGCAGCGACTTCGACTGGAGCCGGCTCAGCGAGTCGGCCAACAGTTTATCGCTGTTCGCCGAGCAGCGCCTGGTGGATCTGCGCCTGCCGGGCGGGAAACCCGGGCGCGAGGGCGGCGCCGCCCTGACGGCCTGGGCCGAACGGCCGCCGGAAGACAACGTATTGCTGCTGACGCTGCCGAAGCTGGAACAGCAGGCGCGTCGCGGGCGCTGGTTCAGCGCGCTGGAAAAAGCCGGGGTCGTGATCCAGGTCTGGCCGATCGACCCGGCCCAGCTCCCGCAGTGGCTCGATAAGCGCATGCAGGCGCAGGGCCTCAAGCCGAGCCGCGAGGCGGTCGCCCTGCTCGCCGCGCGGGTCGAGGGCAATCTACTCGCGGCGGCCCAGGAGATCGACAAACTCCTCCTCCTGGGCGGGCCCGGCGCGGTCGACGCCGATCGGGTCGCGGAGGTCGTGGCCGACTCGGCGCGCTGGTCCGTGTTCGATCTGAGCGACGCCCTGCTGGCCGGCTCGACCGCCCGCGTCGGCCGCATCGTCGCCGGCCTGCACGGCGAGGGGACCCCGGAGCCGGTGATCGTCTGGGCGTTGCAGCGCGATCTGGCGCTGCTCGCGGATGGGGCCGAACGGGTGGCCGCCGGCATGCCGGCCGCGCGGGCGGCGGACGCCGTCGGTGTATGGAAACGCCGCCAGCGTCCGTTCGCCCAGGCGCTTGGGCGCATGGACGTCGCGGGATGGCAGCGGCTGTGCGCTCGCGCGGCGCGTCTGGAACGTCTCGCGAAGGGCGCGGCACAGGGCAGTTTCCGGGACGAACTGCTAGAATTGGCACTCACCGCCGCGGGGGCGCGGCGTACCCCGCTGTCGCCCTCGCGTGTTGTTGCACCGTAA
- a CDS encoding putative bifunctional diguanylate cyclase/phosphodiesterase: protein MDTRTRGAPLQPRRFALFVALSYVLIAAVWITLSDRLAAALTWAPGQMAWVQSVKGIGFVLVTGTLLYILVQRYARQLERRDRVLRHQHDRLAAVNRVQDVLRMVNASLLRVQDRDLLLEEACRALVHGGHFPCAWIGLLGPEDGTLRTVASATAEGLPAVGIEVPAAELAAAGPLASALSDGEFARIEAGGGGILDHSGPPVGTFSEIALVPLRSGGTVIGLIAIYAGARGFFEDQEECALLTEIADNIGLGVGYLRQQHTLQHLSYHDDLTGIGNRALIENRLVQAVNAVERSGRTIAAIVLDIDGFRAINDTSGRHAGDRVLHTVAERLAERIRPGDSIGRLGNDEFAVVFADVDDSNPVSRLAGRLADAFPVRIDVDGQEIFLTVSMGVAVYPTDAGDARDLLARAELALHSGAADASGTITYYAAALDLQARERREIERAMRHSIDTNDFSLAWQPVVDLGNGHTVGAEVLLRWNHPELGEIPPDRFIPVAEQTGLIAALGRRVTDEACAQAAAWGRAGHGLDVAVNVSLQELKAPEFVGQVRRILARHAGSGWRLVLELTESQFMADPEPVVATCRALKAMGCAIYIDDFGTGYSALNYLTHLPLDGLKIDRSFVVQAEADRGVRAIIRAVIALARELDLDVVGEGVETERQLQLVRELGCHKVQGFWYGRPEPAAAFARRLRSPPRQRG, encoded by the coding sequence ATGGATACCAGAACGCGCGGTGCACCGCTACAGCCACGGCGATTCGCGCTGTTCGTGGCGCTGAGCTACGTGCTCATCGCGGCCGTCTGGATCACGCTCTCCGATCGCCTCGCCGCGGCGCTGACCTGGGCGCCGGGGCAGATGGCCTGGGTACAATCGGTGAAGGGCATCGGTTTCGTCCTCGTTACCGGAACCCTCCTGTACATACTTGTCCAGCGATACGCACGCCAACTGGAGCGCCGCGACCGGGTGCTGCGCCACCAGCATGACCGCCTGGCGGCGGTGAACCGTGTCCAGGACGTGCTGCGCATGGTCAATGCGAGCCTGTTGCGCGTGCAGGATCGCGATCTGCTGCTGGAGGAGGCCTGCCGGGCACTGGTACATGGCGGCCATTTCCCCTGCGCCTGGATCGGTCTGCTCGGCCCCGAAGACGGCACGCTGCGGACGGTGGCATCAGCGACGGCCGAGGGCCTGCCCGCGGTCGGTATCGAGGTCCCAGCGGCGGAACTCGCCGCCGCCGGCCCACTCGCCAGCGCCCTGAGCGACGGCGAATTCGCGCGCATCGAGGCGGGCGGAGGCGGGATCCTGGATCACAGCGGCCCACCCGTCGGCACCTTCTCGGAAATCGCCCTCGTCCCCCTGCGCAGCGGCGGCACGGTCATCGGCCTGATCGCGATCTACGCCGGCGCACGCGGTTTCTTCGAGGACCAGGAGGAATGCGCGCTGCTCACCGAGATCGCCGACAACATCGGACTCGGGGTGGGCTATCTGCGACAGCAGCACACGCTGCAGCATTTGAGCTACCACGATGATCTGACCGGGATCGGCAACCGGGCACTGATCGAGAACCGGCTCGTGCAGGCGGTCAATGCGGTCGAACGCAGTGGTCGGACCATCGCGGCCATCGTGCTCGATATCGACGGGTTCCGGGCCATCAACGACACCAGCGGACGCCACGCCGGCGACCGGGTTCTCCACACCGTGGCGGAGCGCCTTGCGGAGCGGATCCGTCCGGGCGACAGCATCGGCCGGCTCGGCAACGACGAGTTCGCCGTCGTGTTCGCGGACGTGGACGACAGCAACCCGGTCTCCCGCCTCGCCGGCCGGCTCGCCGATGCTTTCCCGGTACGCATCGATGTCGATGGCCAGGAAATCTTCCTCACGGTCAGCATGGGGGTCGCCGTCTACCCGACCGACGCCGGCGACGCGCGCGACCTGCTCGCCCGGGCCGAACTCGCGCTGCACAGCGGCGCTGCCGACGCGTCCGGCACCATCACTTATTACGCCGCCGCACTCGATCTGCAGGCCCGCGAGCGTCGCGAGATCGAGCGCGCAATGCGGCATTCGATCGACACCAATGACTTCTCTCTCGCATGGCAGCCCGTCGTTGACCTCGGGAACGGCCACACCGTGGGCGCCGAGGTGCTGCTGCGCTGGAATCACCCCGAACTGGGCGAGATCCCTCCCGACCGCTTCATCCCCGTTGCCGAACAGACCGGCCTGATCGCGGCGCTTGGGCGCCGGGTGACGGACGAGGCCTGTGCCCAGGCGGCCGCGTGGGGGCGCGCGGGTCACGGGCTCGATGTCGCCGTCAATGTCTCCCTGCAGGAACTCAAGGCACCGGAGTTCGTCGGCCAGGTGCGGCGGATCCTCGCCCGGCACGCCGGCTCCGGGTGGCGCCTGGTCCTGGAGTTGACCGAGAGCCAGTTCATGGCGGATCCGGAGCCCGTCGTCGCCACCTGCCGGGCACTCAAGGCCATGGGCTGCGCGATCTACATCGACGATTTCGGCACCGGTTATTCGGCGCTGAATTACCTCACCCACCTGCCGCTCGACGGCCTCAAGATCGACCGTTCGTTCGTCGTACAGGCAGAGGCCGATCGTGGCGTCCGCGCGATCATTCGTGCCGTCATCGCCCTGGCCCGGGAACTCGACCTCGATGTCGTGGGCGAGGGAGTGGAGACCGAACGCCAGCTCCAACTCGTGCGCGAACTGGGCTGCCACAAGGTGCAGGGCTTCTGGTACGGCCGCCCCGAGCCCGCCGCGGCGTTCGCCCGGCGACTGCGGTCCCCGCCCCGGCAACGCGGCTGA
- a CDS encoding EF-hand domain-containing protein, translating to MTKTSIAAMVGAALVSFPLISGAAEGEERPGFKDADSNGDGRITVEEAIELGVPEAEAKREDIDNDGKLTRADWKFVDMDGPESGDGSTGDS from the coding sequence ATGACGAAGACATCGATAGCCGCGATGGTCGGGGCGGCGCTCGTCTCCTTCCCGCTGATCTCCGGCGCGGCCGAGGGCGAAGAGCGGCCCGGATTCAAGGACGCCGACAGTAACGGCGACGGGCGGATCACGGTCGAGGAGGCAATCGAACTCGGCGTGCCGGAGGCGGAAGCGAAACGTGAGGATATCGACAACGACGGCAAGCTGACCCGGGCCGACTGGAAGTTTGTCGATATGGATGGCCCGGAATCGGGCGACGGGTCGACCGGCGACTCGTAA
- a CDS encoding OmpA family protein — MQKYRSFAAAAALVLVVGCAANDPNRGAKTGAVVGAIVGAVIGNQGSSDTQRYAGAAVGALAGGAVGSYMDRQRQDLENSLADEQRRDELDITEVGDNALKIGIASDATFEFDSADIQPQYRPTYRKIADVLREYEQTIVHIIGHTDSTGPADYNMRLSERRAESVGLYLRDRGVQGDRLIYDGRGETESVASNETEEGRRQNRRVEIVIKPIVEGEEREAYTPPPRT; from the coding sequence ATGCAAAAGTATCGCAGCTTTGCCGCCGCCGCCGCGCTCGTCCTCGTAGTCGGCTGTGCGGCCAATGACCCCAATCGCGGCGCCAAAACGGGGGCAGTGGTCGGTGCCATCGTGGGCGCCGTGATCGGCAACCAGGGCAGCAGCGACACGCAGCGCTATGCCGGTGCCGCGGTCGGTGCGCTCGCGGGAGGCGCCGTGGGCAGTTATATGGATCGCCAGCGGCAGGATCTCGAGAACAGCCTCGCCGACGAGCAGCGGCGCGACGAACTCGATATAACCGAAGTGGGTGACAATGCGCTCAAGATCGGTATCGCCAGCGACGCGACCTTCGAGTTCGACAGTGCCGATATCCAGCCGCAGTACCGCCCGACCTATCGCAAGATCGCGGATGTGCTGCGCGAATACGAGCAGACGATCGTACACATCATCGGTCATACTGATTCGACCGGTCCCGCCGACTACAATATGCGCCTTTCCGAGCGACGCGCCGAGTCCGTCGGTCTGTACCTGCGAGACCGCGGTGTCCAGGGCGATCGCCTGATCTACGATGGTCGTGGTGAGACCGAGTCGGTCGCGAGCAATGAGACCGAAGAAGGCCGGCGACAGAACCGGCGCGTCGAGATCGTCATCAAGCCGATCGTCGAAGGTGAAGAGCGCGAGGCCTACACGCCGCCGCCGCGGACTTGA
- a CDS encoding SirB2 family protein, whose product MIDGLRHLHMLMAGLSILGFLLRGFWAWRVPGMLARKPVKILPHVIDTLLLASAIALLFAYGWNPFAQGWLVAKIVLLIVYIGLGLVALKPWYGANVRVPAFFAAVAVFAWIFTIARAHAVVPFA is encoded by the coding sequence ATGATCGACGGCCTGCGACACCTGCACATGCTCATGGCGGGGTTATCGATTCTCGGTTTCCTGCTGCGAGGGTTCTGGGCGTGGCGCGTGCCCGGCATGCTGGCGCGCAAGCCGGTGAAAATCCTCCCGCACGTGATTGATACCCTGCTGCTGGCGAGTGCAATCGCGCTGCTTTTCGCCTATGGCTGGAACCCGTTCGCGCAGGGGTGGCTGGTAGCCAAGATCGTGCTGTTGATTGTCTACATCGGGCTGGGCCTCGTGGCACTTAAACCCTGGTATGGGGCCAATGTCCGTGTGCCCGCGTTCTTCGCCGCGGTGGCGGTATTCGCCTGGATCTTCACGATCGCCCGCGCGCACGCCGTGGTGCCGTTCGCCTGA
- a CDS encoding TRAP transporter TatT component family protein: protein MRNIIPRGIVLAALFAAATGCTGFGGLSQSLGESIASQSDPAVVRDGAPSYLILADTLARRSPDDAGAQFTAGRLYGTYAGSFVEDPERRRILSQTAYDYARSGLCLRLEAVCETLDGRFPAFRDAVNETVDNEDEAETLYRFAAVWAGWLRARSDDYAALADLPKLEVAFERVIAIAPETDHGFAHVYQGVLLSQRPAALGGEPEEARAHFERAIELSGGRNLMAKALFAENYARLVYDRELHDRLVTEVIEADPAAGDLTLSNRLAQERAQELRSSADSFF, encoded by the coding sequence ATGCGCAACATCATCCCGCGGGGCATCGTACTGGCGGCCCTGTTCGCGGCAGCCACCGGGTGCACGGGCTTCGGCGGCCTCTCGCAAAGCCTGGGCGAGTCGATCGCCTCACAGAGCGATCCGGCGGTGGTCCGCGATGGCGCGCCATCGTACCTGATCCTCGCGGATACGCTCGCACGCCGCTCGCCCGACGACGCCGGCGCACAGTTCACCGCCGGACGTCTGTACGGGACCTACGCCGGGAGCTTTGTCGAGGACCCCGAGCGTCGGCGAATCCTGTCGCAGACCGCTTACGACTACGCGCGCTCCGGCCTGTGCCTGCGCCTCGAAGCCGTCTGCGAGACGCTGGACGGACGCTTCCCCGCGTTCAGGGACGCGGTCAATGAAACGGTCGACAACGAGGACGAGGCCGAAACCCTGTACCGCTTTGCCGCGGTCTGGGCCGGCTGGCTGCGGGCGCGCTCCGACGACTACGCTGCACTCGCCGATCTGCCCAAACTCGAGGTGGCCTTCGAGCGCGTGATCGCGATCGCACCGGAAACCGACCACGGCTTCGCCCACGTCTACCAGGGCGTTCTGCTGTCCCAGCGCCCGGCCGCTCTGGGCGGCGAACCGGAAGAGGCCCGCGCGCATTTCGAGCGCGCGATCGAGCTCTCCGGCGGGCGCAACCTCATGGCCAAGGCGCTGTTCGCGGAGAATTACGCGCGCCTTGTGTATGACCGGGAACTCCACGACCGCCTCGTAACCGAAGTGATCGAGGCGGACCCGGCCGCCGGTGACCTCACGCTGTCCAATCGACTGGCGCAGGAACGGGCGCAGGAACTGCGCTCCAGCGCCGACTCTTTCTTCTAG
- a CDS encoding quinone-dependent dihydroorotate dehydrogenase, with amino-acid sequence MPYPLLRRALFTLEPERAHDVALAGLDRAGPTLLGRLYGDRVPRAPVHALGLDFPNPVGLAAGLDKNADHVDALGALGFGFIEVGTVTPRPQDGNPHPRLFRLPRHEALINRLGFNNRGVDHLVQRLEGRRYRGIVGVNIGKNRDTPLEHALDDYRHGLERVHAVADYITVNVSSPNTPGLRSLQSGDALTELLAGLDKTRRSLDAAAGRRVPLLVKIAPDLDNEGIDALATAATTHDIDGLIATNTTASRDRVAGAPHAEEEGGLSGAPLLQPSTAVLARLAARVDARTALVGVGGVVDAAGATAKFLAGARLIQIYTGLIYRGPSLIRDAVRAAQRTG; translated from the coding sequence ATGCCTTACCCGCTGCTGCGACGCGCACTGTTCACGCTCGAACCGGAACGGGCCCATGACGTCGCCCTCGCCGGCCTCGACCGTGCCGGTCCGACCCTGCTCGGACGCCTGTACGGCGACCGGGTGCCGCGCGCCCCCGTGCACGCGCTCGGGCTCGACTTCCCCAATCCCGTCGGGCTCGCGGCCGGTCTCGACAAAAACGCCGACCACGTCGACGCACTGGGCGCGCTCGGCTTCGGCTTCATCGAGGTCGGCACGGTCACGCCCCGCCCCCAGGACGGCAACCCCCACCCGCGCCTGTTCCGCCTCCCCCGCCACGAGGCCCTGATCAACCGACTCGGTTTCAACAACCGCGGCGTCGATCACCTCGTGCAACGCCTCGAAGGGCGGCGCTACCGCGGCATCGTCGGCGTCAACATCGGCAAGAACCGCGATACACCACTGGAGCACGCCCTCGACGACTATCGCCATGGCCTCGAGCGGGTGCATGCGGTGGCCGACTACATCACGGTCAACGTCTCATCGCCCAATACCCCGGGACTGCGATCGCTGCAGTCGGGTGACGCGCTGACCGAACTGCTCGCCGGCCTCGACAAGACACGACGTTCGCTGGATGCCGCCGCCGGGCGCCGGGTACCGCTGCTGGTGAAGATCGCGCCCGATCTGGACAACGAAGGCATCGACGCCCTCGCCACGGCCGCAACCACGCACGACATCGACGGCCTGATCGCCACGAACACGACCGCCAGTCGCGACCGCGTGGCCGGCGCCCCACATGCGGAGGAAGAAGGCGGCCTGTCCGGCGCGCCGCTGCTGCAGCCCTCGACCGCCGTGCTCGCCCGGCTGGCCGCACGGGTCGATGCGCGCACCGCGCTCGTCGGGGTCGGCGGTGTCGTCGATGCGGCCGGCGCAACCGCCAAGTTCCTGGCCGGCGCGCGGCTCATTCAGATCTACACGGGGCTGATCTATCGCGGGCCAAGCCTGATCCGGGATGCGGTTCGGGCTGCGCAGCGCACTGGCTGA
- a CDS encoding ABC transporter permease, with amino-acid sequence MARPAQLLPAPSLRFIPIWRRNLRVWRKLMVPSVLGNFGEPLLYLFVFGYGFGRLVGEVERMPYMDFLASGIVCSSIMLTSSFEALYSAFTRMHEQQTWTNMLNAPLNVDDIVLGEIAFAATKGMFSGVAILVVASLAGFVAGPAALWVLPMMLLIGFCFGSLAMVVTAIAPGYDFFLYYFTLILTPMLLLSGVFFPLSELPPVVAGIAHLLPLANAVAIVRPLMTGTAPTDVVLHLSVVIAYGVVAWIFATHRLRRRLAS; translated from the coding sequence ATGGCCCGACCCGCACAGCTTCTGCCCGCGCCCAGTCTGCGCTTTATCCCGATCTGGCGGCGGAATCTGCGCGTCTGGCGCAAGCTGATGGTGCCGTCCGTGTTGGGTAACTTCGGCGAGCCGCTGCTGTATCTTTTCGTATTCGGCTATGGCTTCGGGCGGCTCGTGGGCGAAGTCGAGCGCATGCCCTACATGGACTTCCTGGCCTCCGGGATCGTGTGCTCCTCGATTATGCTGACGTCGAGTTTCGAGGCGCTCTATTCCGCGTTCACGCGGATGCATGAACAGCAGACCTGGACGAACATGCTGAATGCGCCGCTGAACGTTGACGATATCGTTCTTGGTGAAATCGCGTTCGCGGCGACAAAAGGGATGTTCAGCGGCGTGGCCATTCTGGTGGTGGCTTCGCTCGCCGGTTTTGTCGCCGGTCCCGCCGCGCTCTGGGTACTGCCGATGATGCTGCTCATCGGCTTCTGTTTCGGTTCACTGGCAATGGTGGTCACGGCGATCGCGCCCGGCTACGATTTCTTTCTGTATTACTTCACGCTGATCCTGACCCCGATGCTGCTGTTGTCGGGGGTCTTCTTCCCGCTGAGTGAACTGCCGCCTGTCGTGGCCGGTATCGCCCACCTGCTGCCGCTCGCCAATGCAGTCGCCATCGTGCGCCCGCTGATGACCGGTACGGCGCCCACGGATGTCGTCCTGCACCTGTCGGTGGTGATCGCCTACGGGGTCGTGGCGTGGATCTTCGCGACCCATCGCCTGCGTCGTCGCCTTGCCTCGTGA
- a CDS encoding ATP-binding cassette domain-containing protein, which translates to MTIVAARELVKTYEGRAVVDGVDFSIEPGECFGLLGPNGAGKTTTLRMLLGLTHPSAGDLTVLGYRIPEAARPMRARVGVVPQTDALDPDFTVRENLLTWASYFGQERGIGPRVDELIRFAALEGREDAGVSALSGGMRRRLSLARALVNDPELVVLDEPTTGLDPQARQHIWQRLRRLRDDGRTLILTTHYMEEAERLCDRLAIVDGGRIVAEGRPRDLIANHIEPCVLELRGGAAWQWGRGEGIALAARSEDVGDTLLLYAHDDSELLASLGEAPTIEYLSRRANLEDVFLRLTGHELRD; encoded by the coding sequence ATGACGATTGTCGCAGCGCGCGAACTGGTCAAAACATACGAAGGGCGTGCCGTGGTGGATGGGGTGGATTTCTCCATCGAGCCCGGCGAGTGTTTCGGTCTGCTGGGCCCGAACGGAGCCGGCAAGACCACGACCCTGCGGATGCTGCTTGGCCTGACGCATCCGAGCGCGGGGGATCTGACCGTGCTCGGCTATCGCATCCCCGAGGCGGCCCGCCCAATGCGCGCCCGCGTCGGTGTCGTGCCGCAGACCGACGCGCTGGATCCCGATTTCACCGTGCGCGAAAACCTGCTGACCTGGGCGAGCTATTTTGGCCAGGAGCGGGGCATCGGTCCGCGCGTGGACGAGCTGATCCGGTTCGCCGCGCTCGAGGGGCGCGAGGATGCGGGTGTGTCCGCCCTTTCCGGCGGCATGCGCCGCCGCCTCAGTCTGGCAAGGGCCCTGGTCAATGATCCGGAACTGGTCGTTCTCGACGAACCGACGACGGGGCTCGACCCGCAGGCACGCCAGCACATCTGGCAGCGTCTGCGACGACTGCGCGACGACGGCCGGACGCTGATCCTCACCACGCACTACATGGAAGAGGCCGAGCGGCTCTGCGATCGGCTGGCGATCGTCGACGGTGGCCGCATCGTCGCCGAGGGGCGCCCGCGTGATCTGATCGCGAACCATATCGAACCCTGCGTGCTGGAACTGCGTGGTGGCGCCGCGTGGCAGTGGGGGCGCGGCGAGGGCATCGCGCTGGCGGCGCGAAGTGAAGACGTGGGCGACACGCTGTTGCTGTACGCGCATGACGACAGCGAACTGCTGGCCTCGCTCGGGGAGGCACCGACGATCGAATACCTCAGTCGGCGCGCCAACCTGGAGGATGTATTCCTGCGCTTGACGGGGCACGAACTGCGCGACTGA
- a CDS encoding histone deacetylase family protein, whose translation MKVAVFTHPDCAAHDMGGGHPERPARLAAVNDALTADGLADWLEWREAPLVEREALLRVHPAAHVDRLFDSAPTRGEWRLDGDTLMMPATLTAARRAAGAAIAATDAVLSGECEAAFCSVRPPGHHAERERPMGFCFFGNVAAAARHALEAHGLERVAICDFDVHHGNGTEDLVADDPRILFCSTFEFPQFPGYYGDDVPGQRVNCPLSPGTDGQAMREAVERRWLPALENFAPQLVLVSAGFDAHRDDPIGGLAWNEDDFHWVTERIGDIADRHAGGRIVSVLEGGYDLDALGRSAAAHVRALLRQP comes from the coding sequence ATGAAGGTCGCGGTCTTTACTCATCCCGACTGTGCCGCACACGACATGGGCGGCGGTCATCCCGAGCGCCCGGCACGTCTGGCGGCGGTGAACGATGCCCTGACGGCGGACGGTCTGGCGGACTGGCTCGAGTGGCGCGAGGCGCCACTGGTCGAGCGCGAGGCGCTGTTGCGGGTCCATCCGGCGGCTCATGTCGATCGGCTGTTCGACAGTGCGCCGACCCGGGGCGAGTGGCGACTGGATGGCGATACGCTGATGATGCCGGCCACGCTGACGGCGGCGCGGCGGGCCGCCGGCGCGGCGATCGCCGCGACCGATGCGGTGCTGTCCGGCGAGTGCGAGGCCGCGTTCTGCAGCGTGCGCCCGCCGGGCCATCACGCGGAACGCGAACGACCGATGGGTTTCTGCTTTTTCGGCAACGTGGCCGCGGCCGCCCGCCATGCCCTGGAGGCGCACGGTCTCGAGCGCGTGGCCATCTGCGACTTCGACGTCCACCACGGCAACGGCACCGAGGACCTCGTGGCCGACGATCCACGGATCCTGTTCTGCTCGACCTTCGAATTCCCGCAGTTCCCCGGCTACTACGGTGACGATGTCCCGGGACAGCGCGTGAACTGCCCGCTGAGCCCGGGCACCGACGGTCAGGCCATGCGCGAAGCCGTCGAACGGCGCTGGCTGCCGGCGCTGGAAAACTTCGCCCCGCAACTGGTGCTCGTCTCGGCAGGCTTCGATGCCCACCGGGACGATCCCATTGGCGGCCTCGCATGGAACGAGGACGACTTCCACTGGGTAACGGAACGCATCGGCGACATCGCCGATCGCCACGCCGGAGGCCGCATCGTCTCGGTCCTCGAGGGCGGATACGACCTAGACGCCCTCGGCCGCAGCGCGGCCGCCCACGTCCGCGCCCTGCTGCGCCAGCCGTAG
- a CDS encoding haloacid dehalogenase type II has product MRLDTITTLTFDVVGTLIDFETGIVEWYHPWLRRHRQRVDDEEILRAFAAAEDRLQRSNPEMPFTSMLPRIHNALAESWSLDSDESESLDFRDSIRDWPPFADAVAGLRTLHERFRLVAVTNADSWALEQMSRTLGDPFDEIVTCDMVGVNKPDPRVWEYTVDRLGAKREEILHCAQSRYHDLVSARNFGFATAWIERRHDREGTGATPDTGESVKTDLHVHSLSELISALEPPPPEEHP; this is encoded by the coding sequence ATGCGGCTCGATACGATCACCACGCTGACCTTCGATGTGGTCGGCACCCTCATCGATTTCGAAACCGGCATCGTCGAGTGGTATCACCCCTGGCTGCGTCGCCATCGTCAGCGCGTCGATGACGAGGAGATCCTGCGCGCGTTCGCCGCCGCGGAGGACCGCCTGCAGCGCTCCAACCCGGAAATGCCGTTCACCTCGATGCTGCCCCGGATCCATAACGCGCTCGCGGAATCATGGTCGCTCGACAGCGACGAGTCCGAGTCGCTCGATTTCCGCGATTCCATCCGCGACTGGCCCCCGTTCGCCGACGCCGTCGCCGGCCTGCGCACCCTGCACGAGCGGTTCCGGCTGGTGGCGGTCACGAACGCGGACAGTTGGGCGCTGGAGCAGATGAGCCGGACCCTCGGCGACCCGTTCGACGAGATCGTGACCTGCGACATGGTCGGTGTGAACAAACCGGACCCGCGCGTGTGGGAGTACACCGTGGATCGCCTCGGGGCGAAGCGCGAGGAGATCCTGCATTGCGCCCAGAGCCGCTACCACGACCTCGTGAGCGCCCGGAATTTCGGTTTCGCGACCGCCTGGATCGAACGCCGTCACGACCGGGAGGGTACGGGGGCAACGCCCGATACGGGCGAGAGCGTCAAGACCGACCTGCACGTCCACTCGCTGTCCGAACTGATCAGCGCGCTCGAGCCACCGCCGCCGGAGGAGCACCCGTAA